One Doryrhamphus excisus isolate RoL2022-K1 chromosome 17, RoL_Dexc_1.0, whole genome shotgun sequence genomic region harbors:
- the tmod4 gene encoding tropomodulin-4 translates to MSDPRDIDEDAILKGLSPEELDQLEYELQEMDPENAMLPAGFRQRDQTKKSPTGPFDRDALMQHLEKEAMENPDREDLVPFTGEKKGKAFVAKKSAEIAENEQVLLEPELEEALKNATDAEMCDIAAILGMYTLMSNKQYYDALGTTGTIANTEGINSVVKADPFKIFPDEPPNTTNVEETLERIHSNDSSLTEVNLNNIKDIPIPTLKDIFEAMKGNSHVEVLSIAATRSNDPVAYACAEMLQENTSLQSLNIESNFITSDGMMAVIKAMANNATLVELKIDNQRQKLGDSVEMEIAAMLENNSSILKFGYHFTQQGPRARAAMAMTRNNDMIRQQRLR, encoded by the exons ATGTCGGACCCTAGGGACATCGATGAGGACGCCATCCTCAAGGGCCTAAGCCCTGAGGAGCTGGACCAGCTGGAGTATGAACTTCAGGAGATGGATCCCGAG AATGCCATGCTTCCAGCTGGCTTTCGGCAGCGTgaccagacaaaaaaaagtccaacagGGCCGTTTGACCGTGACGCTCTGATGCAGCACCTGGAGAAGGAGGCCATGGAGAACCCAGACAGAGAGGACCTGGTGCCCTTCACGGGGGAGAAGAAAG GAAAAGCCTTTGTGGCCAAAAAAAGCGCTGAGATTGCCGAGAACGAGCAAGTACTCCTGGAGCCAGAGCTCGAGGAGGCGCTGAAGAATGCCACAGATGCCGAAATGTGCGACATCGCAG CTATCCTGGGAATGTATACGCTGATGAGCAACAAGCAGTACTACGACGCACTGGGAACCACCGGAACCATCGCCAACACTGAGGGCATCAACA GCGTCGTGAAAGCAGATCCTTTTAAGATCTTCCCTGATGAGCCTCCCAACACCACCAACGTGGAGGAGACTCTGGAGAGGATCCACAGCAACGACAGCAGCCTGACAGAGGTCAACCTTAACAACATCAAG GACATTCCCATCCCGACACTGAAAGACATCTTTGAGGCAATGAAGGGAAACTCTCACGTGGAAGTTCTGAGCATTGCCGCCACTCGCAGCAACGATCCCGTGGCCTAT gcGTGTGCCGAGATGCTGCAGGAGAACACCAGCCTGCAGAGTCTGAACATCGAGTCCAACTTCATCACCTCAGACGGCATGATGGCCGTCATCAAGGCGATGGCCAACAACGCCACGCTGGTGGAGCTCAAGATCGACAACCAG AGACAAAAGTTGGGTGACTCAGTGGAGATGGAGATCGCTGCCatgttggagaacaactccagcatcctgaagtttGGCTACCACTTCACGCAGCAGGGTCCCCGAGCACGAGCTGCCATGGCCATGACGCGAAACAATGACATGA TTCGCCAGCAGAGGCTGAGATga
- the lysmd1 gene encoding lysM and putative peptidoglycan-binding domain-containing protein 1: MSAEKQPVAAEGKQPVDGLLFGSRSRSYGSLVRSNRSPVRGRFVQHDIQPGETLQGLALKYGVTMEQIQRANRLYTNDSIYLKKSLSIPVLSDVEGHTRDEGGHKSEGEDSVEAAGRTCPYNGLKASPSYQEKTTELTARDFLTRLDGLISESKQAAARGWKDAEKRVTDLEAVCSSRTNEQQSPLRRRPPALHVTVPLTTTKLTMKLREQEDEIFEL, from the exons ATGTCGGCTGAGAAGCAGCCTGTGGCCGCCGAGGGGAAGCAGCCTGTGGACGGCCTGCTCTTCGGCAGTCGCAGCCGGTCTTACGGCAGTCTGGTCCGGTCTAATCGCTCCCCGGTTCGCGGCAGATTTGTACAACATGACATCCAACCAGGAGAAACCCTTCAAGGTCTGGCTTTGAAATATGGAGTGACT ATGGAACAAATTCAAAGAGCCAACAGGCTGTACACTAATGACTCCATCTACCTGAAGAAGTCCTTGTCCATCCCTGTCCTATCAGATGTGGAAGGACACACTCGGGATGAAGGCGGACATAAGAGTGAGGGTGAAGACTCTGTAGAGGCGGCAGGCCGGACTTGTCCATATAATGGCCTCAAAGCGAGCCCCTCTTACCAAGAGAAGACGACAGAGCTCACAGCCAGGGATTTTTTGACAAGACTTGATGGCCTCATCAGCGAGTCCAAGCAGGCTGCAGCCAGAGGATGGAAGGATGCAGAGAAGAG GGTTACTGACCTGGAGGCTGTGTGCTCCAGCAGAACAAACGAACAGCAGTCGCCTTTACGACGGCGTCCCCCGGCGCTGCACGTGACAGTGCCGCTCACTACCACCAAGCTCACTATGAAGCTGAGGGAACAAGAGGATGAGATCTTTGAGCTGTGA
- the scnm1 gene encoding sodium channel modifier 1 — protein MSFKREGDDKSQLNILKKRRVADLMSSFIPEDEAALLSNGRYTCLVCSFRPVFDTVDMLTVHRKGKRHLEGLKAFYGKKAELKHEITKRKQENFIRAEEDRRQEGSSSAPLLAKTRKLTNHALLKTVPYNSCHRRTSTKTEKGPVSRASGPSGTTCSKTSLEYLDPPKRASESEVSGCTREKSHPTKPSGGRPLAAIPEPEPMTPQRRLEMEHYLKLKSDGWIQDRSGQWVKDQNVEFDSDEEEPPSLSTMPSNH, from the exons ATGTCATTTAAAAGGGAAGGCGATGATAAGAGTCAGCTGAATATACTCAAg AAACGGCGCGTTGCAGATCTTATGTCAAGCTTTATTCCAGAAGATGAAGCAGCCCTTCTGAGCAATGGAag aTATACTTGTCTTGTGTGCTCCTTTCGTCCTGTGTTTGACACCGTTGACATGCTGACAGTCCACAGGAAAGGGAAAAGACATCTAGAAG GATTAAAAGCATTCTATGGTAAGAAAGCGGAGTTGAAGCATGAAATaacaaaaaggaaacaagaaaacTTCATCCGAGCGGAAGAAGATAGGAGACAG GAAGGATCCAGTTCAGCTCCATTATTGGCAAAAACACGGAAGCTGACCAATCATGCTCTGCTGAAGACAGTACCATATAACAGCTGCCATCGCAGAACCAG tacaaaaactgaaaaaggaCCGGTGAGCAGAGCCTCAGGACCAAGTGGCACCACTTGTAGCAAAACTTCACTTGAGTATCTGGACCCACCTAAGAGAGCGTCAGAGTCAGAAGTTTCTGGTTGCACAAGAGAAAAGTCACATCCTACAAAACCCTCAGGAGGGCGCCCCCTAGCAGCGATACCAGAACCTGAGCCCATGACACCCCAGAGGAGACTAGAGATGGAGCATTATCTGAAACTGAAAAG TGATGGATGGATCCAGGACCGGAGCGGACAGTGGGTTAAAGACCAGAATGTGGAGTTTGATTCCGACGAGGAGGAGCCTCCTTCACTTTCCACCATGCCTTCAAATCACTGA